In the genome of Magnolia sinica isolate HGM2019 chromosome 2, MsV1, whole genome shotgun sequence, one region contains:
- the LOC131224059 gene encoding protein NODULATION SIGNALING PATHWAY 2, producing the protein MEIAIEEVGELEFSGSSTTTTIEDEMACTWEDWGPIVDWEMFPGEDDLMGLIESMMDDQHEVVAQFEEPCNSITTTTTTTTTTTTTLATAEEELSDGNGEDSKGLRLVHLLMAAAESLTGTNKCRDLARVILVRLKELVSPTDGTNMERLAAYFTDALQGLLEGTGATHSKHSTGAHNHRDDPHHHNQNDVLAAFQLLQDMSPYVKFGHFTANQAILEAVANDRRVHIVDYDIMEGIQWASLMQALVSRKDGPPTPHLRITALTRGGSGGVRRSIGTVQETGRRLVAFAASIGQPFSFHQCRLDPDENFRPSSVKLVKGEALVVNCMLHLPHFSYRAPDSVASFLSGAKDLGPRLITLVEEELGPTGELGFVGRFMDSLHHYSAVYDSLEAGFPMQGRARALVERVFLGPRIAGSLARCYLARGEEDEESWGAWMAGAGFNPVGISFFNHCQAKLLLGLFNDGYRVEEVAHNKLVLGWKSRRLLSASLWSAPSISQNAPPDSHLPK; encoded by the coding sequence ATGGAAATAGCCATAGAAGAAGTCGGGGAACTTGAATTCTCTGGCTCTAGCACTACTACCACAATTGAAGATGAAATGGCATGCACTTGGGAAGACTGGGGCCCGATTGTAGACTGGGAAATGTTCCCCGGCGAAGACGATTTGATGGGGCTCATTGAATCAATGATGGACGATCAACACGAAGTAGTGGCTCAGTTTGAAGAGCCATGTAATTCGATTACaacgaccaccaccaccaccaccacaacTACTACTACTCTGGCTACAGCTGAAGAAGAATTGAGTGATGGCAATGGCGAGGATTCAAAGGGATTGAGGCTGGTGCATCTATTGATGGCAGCAGCTGAGTCTCTGACCGGCACTAACAAGTGCCGCGACCTGGCTCGGGTGATATTGGTTCGGCTCAAGGAGTTGGTGTCGCCGACAGACGGCACTAACATGGAACGCCTCGCGGCGTACTTCACCGATGCTCTCCAGGGGCTGCTGGAGGGCACTGGTGCTACGCATTCCAAGCATTCCACCGGGGCCCACAATCACCGCGACGATCCACACCATCATAATCAGAACGACGTGCTGGCAGCCTTCCAACTATTGCAGGACATGTCTCCGTATGTGAAGTTCGGGCACTTCACGGCGAATCAGGCCATTTTGGAGGCCGTCGCGAATGATCGGCGCGTCCATATAGTGGACTACGACATCATGGAAGGGattcaatgggcctcactcatgcaGGCTCTCGTGTCGAGAAAGGACGGTCCGCCCACGCCGCACCTGCGGATCACCGCACTGACGCGTGGCGGCAGTGGCGGCGTCAGGAGATCGATCGGGACCGTCCAGGAGACGGGGCGACGGCTCGTAGCATTCGCGGCGTCGATTGGGCAGCCCTTCTCATTCCATCAGTGCAGATTGGATCCGGACGAGAACTTCCGTCCGTCGTCGGTGAAGCTGGTGAAGGGCGAGGCGCTTGTGGTGAACTGCATGCTTCACCTCCCGCACTTCTCCTACCGTGCGCCGGACTCGGTGGCGTCGTTCCTATCGGGAGCCAAGGATCTGGGCCCGAGGCTGATCACGCTCGTGGAGGAGGAGCTGGGGCCAACCGGCGAGCTGGGGTTCGTGGGGCGATTCATGGACTCGCTACACCACTACTCAGCCGTTTACGACTCGCTGGAAGCGGGGTTCCCGATGCAGGGTAGGGCTCGGGCGCTGGTGGAGCGGGTGTTCCTAGGTCCCAGGATAGCAGGGTCGCTCGCCAGGTGCTACCTTGCGCGGGGGGAGGAGGATGAAGAGTCGTGGGGGGCGTGGATGGCTGGGGCAGGTTTTAACCCTGTAGGGATTAGCTTCTTCAACCATTGCCAGGCGAAGCTGCTGTTGGGTCTATTCAACGACGGATATAGAGTAGAGGAGGTGGCCCATAACAAGCTCGTCTTGGGTTGGAAATCTCGCAGGCTTCTCTCTGCTTCCCTTTGGTCTGCTCCTTCCATTTCCCAAAATGCCCCTCCCGATTCCCATCTTCCAAAGTAA